In a genomic window of Deltaproteobacteria bacterium PRO3:
- a CDS encoding ribosome biogenesis GTPase Der: protein MELPKIAIVGVPNVGKSTLFNRLIGRKQAIVDDIPGVTRDRQYGVTDWEGRYLTVVDTGGFVPEAAQNSLEKNVKEQALLALEEADLVCFVVNGRQGLTPAEESLARILRKQTKPVILAVNKIDSADQERLVAEFYKLGFPDTVAVSAETSRGISDLLDKVLQILPIPAGNEETKSDLKLAILGRPNVGKSTLLNAMLGEERAVVHHEAGTTRDPLNIRLQRGARLLEIVDTAGIRRKAQTEGKLEKVSVMKALKTAEKSNLILCVVDAKEGVTAQDAKVLGYAEERGRGVILVLNKWDLVPAGTKIKDYKKAVFQKYKRLDYVPVIAVSAKHRRGMKPLFDLIDKVADNFQRRVGTGALNRVFQKALDRQPVPTQSGQNVQIYYATQSGYSPPTFVLFCNRPKLVKESYLRYLERVFRENFDFEGAPIRWLLRKK from the coding sequence CAACCGCCTGATCGGCCGCAAGCAGGCCATCGTCGACGACATCCCGGGCGTCACCCGCGACCGGCAGTACGGCGTCACGGACTGGGAGGGCCGCTACCTCACGGTCGTCGACACGGGCGGCTTCGTCCCTGAGGCGGCCCAGAACAGCCTGGAGAAGAACGTCAAGGAGCAGGCCCTGCTCGCCCTCGAGGAGGCCGACCTGGTCTGCTTCGTCGTCAACGGTCGCCAGGGCCTTACGCCCGCCGAAGAGTCGCTGGCCCGCATCCTGCGCAAACAGACCAAGCCCGTCATCCTGGCGGTGAACAAGATCGACTCCGCCGACCAAGAGCGCCTCGTCGCCGAGTTCTACAAGCTGGGCTTCCCCGACACCGTCGCCGTCTCGGCCGAGACCTCCCGCGGGATCAGCGACCTGCTCGACAAGGTCCTTCAGATCCTGCCGATCCCTGCCGGCAACGAGGAGACGAAGAGCGACCTCAAGCTCGCCATCCTGGGCCGTCCCAACGTCGGCAAGTCCACCTTGCTCAACGCGATGCTCGGCGAGGAGCGGGCGGTGGTCCACCATGAGGCCGGCACCACCCGCGACCCGCTCAACATCCGCCTGCAGCGCGGCGCCCGCCTCCTCGAGATCGTCGACACCGCCGGGATCCGGCGCAAGGCCCAGACCGAGGGCAAGCTGGAGAAGGTCTCGGTGATGAAGGCCCTGAAGACGGCCGAAAAGTCCAACTTGATCCTCTGCGTGGTCGACGCCAAGGAGGGCGTGACCGCGCAGGACGCGAAGGTGTTGGGTTACGCGGAGGAGCGGGGCAGGGGGGTGATTCTCGTGCTCAACAAGTGGGACCTGGTCCCCGCCGGCACCAAGATCAAGGATTACAAGAAGGCGGTGTTCCAAAAGTACAAGCGGCTCGACTACGTCCCGGTGATCGCGGTCTCGGCCAAGCACCGCCGCGGCATGAAGCCGCTCTTCGACCTCATCGACAAGGTGGCCGACAACTTCCAGCGCCGCGTCGGGACCGGCGCGCTCAACCGGGTCTTCCAGAAGGCTCTCGACCGGCAGCCGGTGCCGACCCAGTCCGGGCAGAACGTCCAGATTTACTACGCGACCCAATCCGGCTACTCGCCGCCGACTTTCGTCCTGTTCTGCAACCGCCCCAAACTTGTGAAAGAATCCTATTTGCGCTACCTTGAGCGGGTCTTTCGCGAGAACTTCGACTTCGAAGGGGCCCCGATCCGATGGCTATTGCGCAAAAAATGA